In Francisella orientalis FNO12, the sequence AGAAGGATATGTCTGTTGTTTCAGGTGAAAAAGTAGATGTTGCAGTTGGTAACTGTATGCCTTTGAGAAATATTCCTCTAGGTACTGTTATTCATAATATCGAAATGAAGCCTAAAAAAGGTGCGCAAATGATTAGAAGTGCTGGTACTTTTGCTCAGTTGGTTGGTAAGGATAATGCTTACGCAATTATTCGTCTAAGATCAGGTGAGATGAGAAGAGTACTTTTAGATTGTAGAGCGGTTATTGGTGTTGTTTCTAATTCTGAGCACAACTTGAAGTCTTTAGGTAAAGCTGGTGCTAAGCGCTGGAGAGGTATAAGACCTACTGTTAGAGGTGTGGCTATGAACCCGGTAGATCATCCACATGGTGGTGGTGAGGGTCGTACATCTGGTGGTAGACATCCAGTTACACCATGGGGTATCCTAACTAAAGGTTATAAGACGCGTAAAAATAAGCGTTCTAATAAGTTGATTGTTCAAAAACGTAAGTAATTAGGGAGAAAGTTGTGCCTCGTTCATTAAAAAAAGGACCTTTTGTAGATCATCATCTTTTAAAGAAGGTTTTTGAAGCGCAAGAAAGTAATTCTAAAAAGCCAATCAAAACATGGTCAAGAAGATCATTGATTGTGCCAAATATGATAGGTTTAACTATAGCTGTACATAACGGTCAGCAGCATGTGCCTGTTCTTATGACTGAGGAAATGGTAGGTCATAAATTAGGTGAGTTTGCTGTTACTCGTAACTACCGTGGTCATGCAGCTGATAAAAAAGCTAAGAAGAAATAGTTGGGGTTAGGATACATGGAAGTACAAGCTAAATTAAAATTTGCAAGAATCTCAGCTCAAAAATGTAGATTGGTCGCTGATCAAATCAGGGGTTTACCTGTAGAAAAAGCTATTAATCTTTTGACTTTTAGCAATAAGAAAGCAGCAGTGTTATTTAAAGAGGTTTTAAGTTCAGCAATCGCTAATGCAGAGCATAATGATGGTATGGATGTCGATTCTTTATTTGTTTCAACTGTATTTGTTGACGAAGGTCCTACTATGAAGCGTTTTGAAGCTAGAGCAAAAGGTCGAGGTAATCGTATTTTAAAGAGAACTTCACATATTACCGTGAAAGTTGCTGAGAAAAATTAAGAGGTGTAGTAAAAATGGGTCAAAAAGTAAATCCTAATGGAATTCGATTAGGCATAGTAAAAGAGCATAATTCAACTTGGTATGCTGACTCTTCTGACTACGCTACTAAGCTTAATGAAGATATCAAGGTTAGAGAGTTTTTGCATAAAAAGCTTGCAGCAGCTGCAGTTAGTAAAATCCAGATTGAGAGACCTGCTCAAAATGCTAAGATTACAATTCATACAGCAAGACCTGGTATTGTAATTGGTAAGAAAGGTGAGGATGTTGAGAAGTTACGTGCTGATGTTAATAAGTTGATGGGTGTACCTGTTCAAATTAATATCGAAGAAGTGCGTAAGCCAGAAATCGATGCTAAGTTAGTGGCAGATAGCGTAGCTCAGCAGCTAGAAAAAAGAGTAATGTTCAGAAGAGCTATGAAAAAAGCTATGCAGGCTGCTATGAAATCTGGTGCTAAAGGTATCAAGATAATGGTAAGCGGCCGTTTAGGTGGTGCTGAGATTGCTCGTTCTGAGTGGGCTAGAGATGGTAGAGTTCCGCTACAAACTTTTAGAGCAGATGTGGATTATGCAACATCAAAAGCTTTAACTACTTATGGTATTATAGGTGTTAAAGTTTGGATCTATAAGGGTGAAGTTCTTCCTGGTCAAATGAATCAGAAAAATAATAAAAAAGGAGCTAAATAATGCTACAGCCTAAGCGTACAAAGTTTCGTAAACAGCAGAAGTTGCGTAATAGAGGCTTGGCTCACAGAGGTAACAAGGTAAGCTTTGGTGAGTTTGGTCTACAAGCGACATCTAGAGGTAGGATTACTGCTAGACAAATTGAGGCAGGAAGAAGAGCGATCAGCCGTCATATCAAGCGTGGTGGTAAAGTTTGGATTAGGATCTTCCCTGATAAGCCGATTACTCAAAAGCCTCTTGAAGTTCGTATGGGTAAAGGTAAGGGTTCAGTTGAATATTGGGTTGCTCAAATTCAGCCGGGTCGTGTACTATATGAAATTACTGGTGTAAAAGAAGAACTAGCGCGTGAAGCTTTTGCTAGAGCGGCAGCTAAAATGCCAGTGCAGACAACTTTTGTTGAAAAGCAGGTGATGTAATGAAAAGAAATGATACTTTAAAAGATTTTAGAGATAAAAGTATTGACCAATTACAAGAAGTGAAAATAGAGTTATTGCAACAGTTATTTTCTCTTCGTATGCAGAAGGGTACAGGGCAATTAAAGAAAAATCACTTGTTCAAAAGTGCTAAAAGAGATATTGCTCGTATAAATACAATAATATCAGAAAAGAATAAATAGGTGCCTTGAAGATGAGCGATAAAATTAGATTGTTAGAAGGTAAAGTTTCTAGCGTAGCTATGGATAAAACTGTAGTTGTAAAAGCTGAAAGATATGTTAAGCACCCTTTATATGGTAAGTTTGTTAAAAAAACAACAAAATACTATGTTCATGATGAAAATAATGAATGTAAAGAAGGTGATGTTATCAAATTCAAAGAAACTAGACCATATTCAAAAACTAAGAAATGGTGTCTAGTTGATATTATCAATAGAGAAAAATAATAAATTTGATTTTATTATAGTTTATTGGTATATTTATCGGACTGCAAAATACACAGCAGTCCTGTATAATAATAATTAAGGGTTATTTGTATGATTCAAATGCAAACAGAACTTCAAGTTGCTGATAATAGTGGCGCTAAGAGAGTTGAATGTATTAAAGTTTTGGGTGGTTCACACCGTAGATATGCATCTATAGGAGATGTTATAAAAGTTACTGTGAAAGAAGCTGCTCCAAGAGGTAAAGCTAAAAAAGGATCTGTATATAATGCTGTTGTTGTAAGAACTGCTAAAGGTGTGCGTAGAAAAGATGGTTCTAAAGTCAGATTCGATGATAATGCAGCTGTGCTTCTAAACAATAATGGTCAACCTATAGGAACTCGTATCTTTGGTCCTGTTACTAGAGAATTACGTACGGAAAAGTTCATGAAGATCGTATCTTTAGCACCAGAAGTACTATAGTCATATTTATTGAGGTGTAGATAATGAATAGATTAAAAAAAGGTGATGATGTAATAGTTATCGCTGGTAAAGATAAGGGTCGTAGAGGCGTTGTTAAGTCATTCGCTAAGGGCGGTTCTTTAGTTTTGGTGGAAGGTATTAATATTGTTAAAAAACATGTTAAGCCTAACCCTAATAGAGGTGTAGAAGGTGGGGTTGTTGAAAAAGAATTTCCTGTTGACGCTTCTAACGTTGCTATCTTTAACCCTGCTACTGAGAAAGCAGATAGAGTGGGTTATAAGTTTGTTGATGAGAAAAAGGTTCGCTACTTTAAATCTAATGGCGAACTTATAGACTTATAGGACTAAGTTTTTATGGCAAGATTAAAAGATTATTATCAAAAAGAGCTTGTAGCTAAGTTAAAGTCTGAGCTAAATCTAGATAATATAATGGAAGTGCCTTCTATTAAGAAAATTACTCTTAATATGGGTGTTGGTGATGCTGCGAAAGACAAAAAAATAATGACTTTTGCGTTAAATGATTTGACAGCTATTGCTGGTCAAAAACCAGTTGTTACTATGTCTAAGAAATCGATTGCTGGTTTCAAAATTCGTGACGGATGGCCGATAGGCGCTAAAGTTACTTTACGTGGTGAGCGTATGTACGAATTTTTAGATAGACTTATAACAATTGCTATTCCTAGAATTAGAGATTTTAGGGGTTTAAGTGCTAAATCCTTTGATGGAAGAGGCAATTATAGTCTAGGTATAAAAGAGCAAATCTCTTTTCCTGAAATTGATTATGACAAAATTGACTCTATCAGAGGTTTAGATATTTCGATAACTACTACAGCTAAAAATGATGATCAAGGAAGAGCTTTGCTTAAAGCATTTGGTTTTCCTTTTAAGTCTTAATTTAAATTGGGGTTTTAAATGGCAAAAAAATCAATGATTCAGAGAGAATTAAAGAGAGAAAAATTAGTAGCTAAATATGCTCAAAAAAGAGCTGAGCTTAAAGCTATTATTCTTGATATAAATTCTACTGAAGAACAAGTATGGGAAGCTCAAATTAAACTGCAAAAGTTACCGGTAAACTCTTCAGCTTCTAGAGTTCAAAGAAGATGTAAGGTTACAGGTAGACCACATGCTGTATACAGAAAGTTTGGCTTATGCCGTAATAAGCTTAGAGAGTATGCAATGGCAGGTGATGTTCCTGGTTTGAAAAAAGCTAGTTGGTAATAAGGAATTTAAGTTATGAGTATGCAAGATCCAATCGCGGATATGTTTACAAGAATTAGAAATGGTCTTTCTGCTGAGAAAGAGGTTATTTCTGTACCATTTTCTAAGATGAAAATGGAAATCGCGAACTTTTTAGTTAACGAAGGTTATATTAAAGGTTGTACAAAAGGTACAACTGCTGCTGATCATCCTTCAATTGAAATTAAGCTTAAGTATCATGCTGGCGCTCCTGTGATTGAAATGATAAAAAGAGTTTCTAGACCAAGTTTGAGAATTTATAAGTCTCATGAAGAACTACCAATAGTATATGGTGGTTTTGGTGTTGCTATCATTTCTACGTCTAAAGGTTTAGTCAGTGATAGAAAAGCAAGAGATCTTGGTGTTGGTGGTGAAATTATCGGCTACGTAGCTTAAGTTAGCAAGGAGATTTGATATGTCAAGAATAGGTAAAAAACCTGTTGCTATCCCAAGTGGCGTTACGATAAATGTTGCTGCTGGTAATCAGGTTGAAGTTAAGAGCACTAAAGCGACTTTAAATAAGACTTTTTCTATAGATGTAACTTTTAGTATTGAAGATGGAGTAGCAACTGTATCACCTAAGAATAATAGTAAGAATGCTATTGCTCAGTCTGGTACTGCAAGAGCTATACTTAACAATATGGTTGAGGGTGTAAGCAAGGGATTTGAAAGAAAGCTTAAGATTATAGGGGTTGGTTACCGTGCTAAAGCTCAAGGTAATGAACTTAATCTTACGCTAGGATTCTCACACCCAGTTGTTTATAATTTACCTCAGGGCATAACAGCTGAAACTCCAGCTCCTACAGAAATTATTCTAAAAGGTGCTGATAAAGAGGTTTTAGGTAAAGTAGCTTCTGAAATTAGAGAATATAGAAAACCTGAACCATATAAAGGTAAAGGTGTTCGTTATGAAGATGAATACGTAGCGAAAAAAGAAGCTAAGAAGAAGTAGTTAGGTAAGGGATAGTAAATTATGGATAAAAAAACAGCTCGTTTAAGTCGTAGTAAGCGTACTAGAATTAAACTAAAAGAGCTTGGTCATACTAGACTATGTGTTTATAGAACGCCTAGACATGTGTATGCTCAGGTAATATCTGGTGATGGTTCTACTGTATTAGCCGCGGCATCTACTGTAGAGAAAGATGTAAAAGCGAAGTGTAAATATACTGGGAATGTTAACTCTGCTGCAATCGTTGGTGAAATTATCGCTAATAGATGTAAAGAGAAGGGTATTTCTAAGGTTGCTTTTGATAGATCTGGATATAAGTATCATGGACGTGTTAAAGCTTTAGCAGAAGCTGCTAGAGAGCATGGTCTTCAGTTTTAATAAATAAAATATGGATGATTATTCATTATGTCTAATGAAGTGAAAAAAAACGAGGAACTGATTGAAAAGTTAGTTAGTGTTAAAAGACACTCTAAGACAGTTAAGGGTGGTAGAATTATGAGCTTTGCCGCATTGACTGTTGTAGGTGATGGTAAAGGTAGAATTGGTGTGGGTAGAGGTAAGTCGAGAGAAGTACCTGCTGCTATCCAAAAGGCTATGGAAAACGCTAAAAAGAACATGGTATCAGTTAACTTAAATAATGATACGTTATGGTACCCTGTAATGTCTAACCATGGTGCTTCAAAAGTATTTATGCAGCCAGCTTCTGCTGGTACTGGTATTATTGCTGGTGGTGCTATGCGTTCAGTTTTTGAAGCTGTTGGTGTACACAACGTTTTAGCAAAAACATACGGCTCAACTAATCCAGCTAATGTTGTAAGAGCAACAATTGCAGGTTTAGCAAAAATTAAATCACCAGAAGAGATCGCTGATAAAAGAGGTCTATCTGTTGAAGAGATTCAGGGGTAATTAGAAATGACTCAAGCTAAAACATTTAAAGTTACTTTAGTAAAAAGCCTAATTGGTCGTAAAGAAAACCATATAGCATCAGCTAGAGGTTTAGGCCTAAGAAAAATAAACCACACTGTTGAAGTATTAGATACTCCAGAGAATCGTGGTATGGCAAGCAAAATATATTATATGGTTAAGATAGAGGGCTAGTATAAATATGAAATTAAATACAATTGCTCCTGCTGCTGGCTCTAAAAATGCTCCTAAAAGACTAGGGCGTGGTATTGGAAGTGGTTTAGGTAAAACTTCTGGTAAAGGCCATAAAGGTCAAAAAGCTCGTTCAGGTGGCTATCATAAAGTAGGTTTTGAAGGCGGTCAGATGCCTATACAAAGAAGATTGCCAAAATTTGGTTTTACTTCCGCGTCTAAAAGATTTGTTGCTGAAATTAGGTTGCATGAATTAAATAATGTAGCTCTTGAAGAAGTAACATTAGATAGTTTAAAAGATTCTACTCTTATAAGAAAAGATATCAAATCAGTAAAAATAATAGTTAGTGGAGAAATCCAAAAAGCGGTTAGCCTTAAGGGTATAGCTTTCACTAAAGGTGCTAAAGAAGCTATTGAAAAAGCTGGTGGTAAGGTAGAGTAAGATTTAAGATATGTCAAAGTATAATAGTGCTTCTGGTACAACAGGTGAATTGAAATCAAGACTAATTTTTGTAGTTATTGCGATATTAGTATTTAGATTGGGTGTATATATTCCTATACCTAATATTGATCCTACTAAATTAGTTGAGATTATATCAAATCAACACTCATCAACAGGTGGCTTGATGAGTATGTTTAATATGTTCTCTGGAGGTGCTCTTACTCAAATGAGTATTTTTGCTTTGGGTGTGATGCCTTATATTTTGGCATCTATTATTTTTCAGATGCTTTCTGCTGTATATCCTAAGTTTATAGAGCTGAAAAAAGAAGGCGAATCTGGTCAAAAGAAAATAACTCAATATACAAGATACTTAACTCTTGCTTTGGCTATAGTACAATCATTTGGTATTGTTGCGTTTGTATTGCATCAGGATGGTTTGGTTACCACAAACAATATGGGGTTATTTTATTTAACTACTATTGTTTCAGTAACTACAGGTAGTATGTTTTTGATGTGGTTAGGTGAGCAAATTACAGAAAGAGGTGTAGGTAATGGAATATCACTACTAATCTTCTCTGGTATTGTTGCGAACTTACCATTTGAGATCTCTAATACGCTATCACAGGCCAACCAACATGTAATATCTTACTTATCTGTTTGGGTTCTATTGATACTTCTTTTGCTAGTAATTGCTTTTGTGGTATTTATGGAAAGTGCTCAAAGAAAAATTACAGTAAACTATGCTAAGAGACAGCAGGGCAGAAAAATGTTTGCTGCTCAAACTAGTCATTTGCCATTGAAACTAAACATGGCAGGTGTGATCCCAGCAATTTTTGCATCATCTATACTTATGGTGCCTGGTGTATTGCTTGGTTGGTTGTCTAACTATAATTCACTTGATTGGTTTGCTGATGTTGCAGAACTATTACAGCCTGGTAGTATTGTATATACTGTAGTATTCGCTGCGACAATTATTTTCTTTTGTTTCTTCTATACTTCATTGGTTTTTAATCCAAAAGAAACAGCAGATAATCTTAAAAAATCTGGTGCTTACATTTCTGGTGTGAGACCTGGTGAGCAAACAGCTAAGTATATTGATACAGTTATGACTAGACTAACTTTGGTTGGTTCACTGTACATCACAGCAATATGTTTATTGCCAATTTTTGTGGTTAAGTTCTTTGCTCAAGGACTATCATTTACATTTGGCGGTACTTCTTTACTAATTGTAGTAGTTGTAATGATGGACTTTATGGCTCAGGTTAGATCTCATATGATGTCAACACAGTATGATTCTTTACTAAAGAAAGCAAATCTTAGTGGTAAGAGAAAATAGAGAAATATTTTTGGAGAAATATAATGAAAGTTAGAGCTTCAGTTAAAAAAATGTGTAGAAACTGTAAAGTTATCAAACGTAATAGAGTTGTTCGTGTGATATGTACAGACCTTAGACATAAGCAAAGACAAGGTTAATCGATCAAGCAAATTAAATAAAGCTTGATTATTTGTTTTTAAAAAGCTATCCTAGCAAGTTACAAAATGCAACAGATGGCAACTAAATTAAGAATAATTATTAGGAGTGAAGTAGAGATGGCTCGTATAGCTGGTGTTAATATTCCTGTTCATAAACATACAGTGATAGGATTAACTACAATTTATGGAATAGGTAAAACAAGAGCGCAACAAATTTGCCAATCTTGCAAAGTAGATCCAACTGTTAAGATTAAAGATTTATCTGAAGAACTGATTGAAACTTTAAGAACAGAAGTTGCTAAGTTTACGGTAGAAGGCGATTTACGCCGTGAAGTTTCTATGGACATAAAAAGACTTATGGACTTAGGTTGCTTCATAGGTAGAAGACATCGTCGTAGCCTTCCTGTAAGAGGACAAAGAACGAAGACTAATGCACGTACTCGTAAGGGTCCAAGAAAGCCAATAAAGGCGTAATACAATTATAACTATAAAGATTAAAGGGTAGATTATATGGCTAAGTCTGTTAGATCATCAAAGAAAAAAGTAAAAAGAGTAGTGACTGATGCAGTTGCTCATATTTACTCATCTTTTAATAACACTATAGTAACTATTACTGATAGACAAGGTAATGCTTTATCTTGGGCTACTTCTGGTGGTAGTGGCTTTAGAGGTTCAAGAAAAAGTACACCTTTCGCTGCTCAGGTAGCTGCTGAAAGAGCCGCTGATATGGCTCTTGAGTACGGTGTAAAAAACGTAGATGTTTTAGTAAAAGGACCTGGTTCAGGTAGAGATTCTGCTGTTAGAGCTTTAAATGCTAAAAACTTAAAAGTAACAAGCATAACAGATGTGACTCCATTACCTCATAATGGTTGTCGTCCTCCTAAGAAACGTCGTGTTTAATATTTTAAAGGGAAATTAATAATGGCTAGATATCTAGGACCAAAATGTAAACTTTCTAGAAGAGAAGGTACAGACTTATTTTTAAAAAGTGGCGTAAAAGCTAACGACGAAAAATGTAAAATGAATACTGCACCAGGTCAACATGGAGCAAGAAGAGCGCGCCTATCTGACTATGGTTTACAGTTAAGAGAAAAGCAAAAAGTTCGTCGTATGTACGGTGTTTTAGAAGGTCAATTCAAAAAATACTATGTTGAAGCTAATAGAAGAAAAGGTAACACTGGTGCTACTTTGTTAGAAATATTAGAATCAAGGTTAGACAATGTTATTTATAGAATGGGCTTTGCTGCTACACGTGCTGAAGCTAGACAGCTTGTTGTGCATAAAGGTATTTTAGTTAATGGACATACTTGTAATGTTCCCTCAGCTCAAGTTAAAGCTGGTGATGTAGTTGCTGTTAGAGAAAAAGCTAAAAAGCAGTTAAGAATTCAAAATGCTGTTGAGCTTGCTAAGCATAGAAAAGAACTTTCTTGGATTGATGTTAATACTGATTCTTTAGAAGGTACTATGAAGTCTTCACCAGACAGATCAGAATTATCTGCAGACATAAATGAACAGTTAATCATCGAGCTTTACTCTAAGTGATATTTTATTATTTTTTTAAAGACTCGTATATAGCCTTATTTCAAGGAGATTTTTTTAGTGAGTAATAATAATTCAAATCAGGAATTTGTACCTAATATACAGCTTAAAGAAGAGTTAGGGGCTTTTGGATATAAAATTCAAGTTTCTCCTGTAGAAAAAGGTATGGCTCATATCCTTGGTAACTCTATTAGAAGATTTTTATTATCTTCATTGTCAGGTGCTTCTATTATTAAAGTCAATATTAGTGGTGTTCTACATGAATACTCGACTTTAGAAGATGTTAAAGAAGACGTTGTTGAGATTGTTTCTAATCTGAAGAAGGTTGCAATAAAACTTGATAAAAATGTATCAAAAGTAGAATTAGAGCTATCAGTAACTAAGTCTGGTGTTGTGACTGCTGGCGATTTCAAAACTACTCAAGGTATTGAAATAATTAACAAGGATCAACCTATTGCTACTCTAACTAATGAAAGAGAATTCAGCTTAGTAGCTACCGTCAGTGTAGGTAGAAATGTTGGAATCCTTTCAGCATTACCAACCGAACTTGAAAAAGTTGGAGATATAGCAGTTGATGCTGATTTTAATCCGATAAAAAGAGTTGCTTTTGAAATCTTTGATAATGGTGCTAGTGAGACTCTAGAAGTATTTGTGAAAACAAATGGTACTATTGAGTCACTAGCAGCTGTTACAAAAGCTCTTAAGTATTTCTGTGAGCAGATATCGGTATTTGTATCTCTTAGAGTACCTAGCAATGGTAAAACTGGAGATGCTTTATTAGATTCTAATATTGATCCTATATTGCTTAAACCAATTGATGACCTAGAGTTAACTGTTAGATCATCTAATTGTTTGAGAGCAGAAAATATCAAGTATTTAGGTGACTTAGTACAGTATTCAGAATCACAGCTTATAAAGATACCTAATTTAGGTAAAAAATCTCTAAATGAGATCAAGCAAATATTAATAGATAACAACTTATCTCTAGGTGTTCAAATTGATAATTTTAGAGAATTAGTTGAAGGAAAATAAACATATATAGTAATCATATAATATTAACTATAAAGGAGTAATTACTATGAGACATCTTAAAAAAGGTAGTAAATTCGGCAGAACTAGTAGTCATAGAAAAGCTATGTTTAAGAACATGTCAGCATCTTTGATTAATCATGAGCTTATTAAAACTACTTTACCAAAAGCTAAAGAGTTAAGAACTATAGTTGAGCCTCTAGTAACATTAGCTAAAAGAGAATATAAATTAAGAAATGAATTAGATGTTAATTCTAATGAGTTTAAAGCACAATCAGTTGCTCTTAGAAGACAAGCTTTCGACTTCTTAAGAAATAAAGCTGCTGTAATTAAGCTTTTTGAAGAGTTTGGTGCTCGTTATGCTAAAAGAGCAGGTGGTTATACTAGAATTCTTAAGTGTGGTTATAGATTCGGTGATAAAGCTCCTATGGCTTTCATTGAATTGGTTGATAGACCTCAAGTTGAAGAATCAGCTGACGAAGAATAATAATCCCTTTTCTATATTTATCTTTAACAAATATTTCTATTTTAAATTTAACCTATACTTATAAATTTTGCTAAACTCTTAATAAAAGAGTTATGAAAAATTATCATATGTTACAAAAAATTTATCAGAGTATAATAATTGTTCTTGTTATTATAGATTCTTTTACTTTAATTGCTCAGATCGATTAAGGTGATATTGATTATCTAAATTATATTAATATAACTTTCTCAGCTATATTTTCTATTGAGTATATTGTTAGATTAATTATTGCTCGTAGAAAACTAGTTTTTATTTTCGGCTTTTATAATGTTATTGATTTTATAGCTATATTTTTACCATTAATATTATCATTGTTTGGTATTAATTCTCATGAGTTAATAGTTTTGAGGTTACAAAGAGTATTCAAAATTTTCCAGAATACAGCAATTATGAATAGATTAATTAATGTATTTAAAAAAATCTATCTCAAGTTATTGGTATCATACTGCTTAATTTTTGTAATATTGATAATATCTTGTATCTGGATGTTTTATGCTGAGCATGATGCTCAACCTCAGGTTTTTTCATCTATATCCAATACTTTGTGGTGGGGTGTTATTACTCTTACTACGGTAGGTTATGGAGATATGTTTCCTATCACACTTTTAGGCAGGTTAATAGCAGTAATAGTTTCTATGTTGGGAATTGGCGTTTTCGCTATCCCAAGTAGTTTGATTGGGGGCGCTTTTATTGACGAAATACATTAAGAAAGAGAATTAGCTGCTAAAAATAAACGAAAAGTATAATAATTATCTAAAAAGCATTTTTTATATACTAAAAAGTCTTGAAAAAATAGTAATAACTCTCATATACATATTTGTCATAAAGTTATTTGAAAAGTATAACAAAAGAGGGTTCTATAAATGTCAGAGAAAAAATATACATTTGAAACAGAAGTTGATAAGTTGCTTCATCTTGTGATCCATTCATTATATTCAAATCGAGAAATCTTCTTAAGGGAGCTTGTATCTAATAGCTCTGATGCTATCGAGAAGTTAAGATATGAAAGTATCTCAAATGCAGCTTTGAATGAAGATGATAATGATTATGCTATCAGAATTGATTTTGATAAAGATGCAAAAACAATTACTGTTAGTGATAATGGTATTGGTATGACTGAAGAAGAAGTTATTGAGAACCTTGGTACAATCGCAAAATCAGGTACTAAGAAGTTTTTAGAAAGCTTAACTGGTGATAAAAGTAAAGATAATGACTTAATTGGTCAGTTTGGTGTTGGTTTTTATTCATCATTTATCGTTGCTGATAAAGTTACAGTTAGAACTAGAAAAGCAGGTCAAGATAAATCTCAAGCTACTAAATGGGTTTCAGATGCTCAAAATGGCTTCACAGTTGAGACTATTACAAAAGAGAAGCGTGGTACAGAGATTACTCTTCATATTAAAGAAGAGCACTTAGATTTACTTGAGTTTCATTTGCTTAAAGGTCTGGTTAATAAGTATTCAGATTGTATCAATACTCCGATTCAAATGAAAAAAGTTGAGCACGATAAAGATGGTAAAGAAACTATCAAAGATGGGTATGAGACAATAAACAATACTAAGGCTATTTGGTTAAGATTAAAAGAAGAAGTAACTGATGAAGAGTATCAAGAGTTTTATAAATATATTTCTCATGATTTTGCAAATGCTTCAATGTGGATACATAACAAAGTAGAAGGTAATCTTGAGTATAATAGCTTGTTGTATATTCCTGAG encodes:
- the rpmJ gene encoding 50S ribosomal protein L36, with the translated sequence MKVRASVKKMCRNCKVIKRNRVVRVICTDLRHKQRQG
- the rpmD gene encoding 50S ribosomal protein L30, producing MTQAKTFKVTLVKSLIGRKENHIASARGLGLRKINHTVEVLDTPENRGMASKIYYMVKIEG
- the rpsD gene encoding 30S ribosomal protein S4, whose amino-acid sequence is MARYLGPKCKLSRREGTDLFLKSGVKANDEKCKMNTAPGQHGARRARLSDYGLQLREKQKVRRMYGVLEGQFKKYYVEANRRKGNTGATLLEILESRLDNVIYRMGFAATRAEARQLVVHKGILVNGHTCNVPSAQVKAGDVVAVREKAKKQLRIQNAVELAKHRKELSWIDVNTDSLEGTMKSSPDRSELSADINEQLIIELYSK
- the rpsK gene encoding 30S ribosomal protein S11; translated protein: MAKSVRSSKKKVKRVVTDAVAHIYSSFNNTIVTITDRQGNALSWATSGGSGFRGSRKSTPFAAQVAAERAADMALEYGVKNVDVLVKGPGSGRDSAVRALNAKNLKVTSITDVTPLPHNGCRPPKKRRV
- the rplQ gene encoding 50S ribosomal protein L17, translating into MRHLKKGSKFGRTSSHRKAMFKNMSASLINHELIKTTLPKAKELRTIVEPLVTLAKREYKLRNELDVNSNEFKAQSVALRRQAFDFLRNKAAVIKLFEEFGARYAKRAGGYTRILKCGYRFGDKAPMAFIELVDRPQVEESADEE
- the rpsM gene encoding 30S ribosomal protein S13, with the protein product MARIAGVNIPVHKHTVIGLTTIYGIGKTRAQQICQSCKVDPTVKIKDLSEELIETLRTEVAKFTVEGDLRREVSMDIKRLMDLGCFIGRRHRRSLPVRGQRTKTNARTRKGPRKPIKA
- the rplO gene encoding 50S ribosomal protein L15 gives rise to the protein MKLNTIAPAAGSKNAPKRLGRGIGSGLGKTSGKGHKGQKARSGGYHKVGFEGGQMPIQRRLPKFGFTSASKRFVAEIRLHELNNVALEEVTLDSLKDSTLIRKDIKSVKIIVSGEIQKAVSLKGIAFTKGAKEAIEKAGGKVE
- the secY gene encoding preprotein translocase subunit SecY: MSKYNSASGTTGELKSRLIFVVIAILVFRLGVYIPIPNIDPTKLVEIISNQHSSTGGLMSMFNMFSGGALTQMSIFALGVMPYILASIIFQMLSAVYPKFIELKKEGESGQKKITQYTRYLTLALAIVQSFGIVAFVLHQDGLVTTNNMGLFYLTTIVSVTTGSMFLMWLGEQITERGVGNGISLLIFSGIVANLPFEISNTLSQANQHVISYLSVWVLLILLLLVIAFVVFMESAQRKITVNYAKRQQGRKMFAAQTSHLPLKLNMAGVIPAIFASSILMVPGVLLGWLSNYNSLDWFADVAELLQPGSIVYTVVFAATIIFFCFFYTSLVFNPKETADNLKKSGAYISGVRPGEQTAKYIDTVMTRLTLVGSLYITAICLLPIFVVKFFAQGLSFTFGGTSLLIVVVVMMDFMAQVRSHMMSTQYDSLLKKANLSGKRK
- a CDS encoding DNA-directed RNA polymerase subunit alpha; this encodes MSNNNSNQEFVPNIQLKEELGAFGYKIQVSPVEKGMAHILGNSIRRFLLSSLSGASIIKVNISGVLHEYSTLEDVKEDVVEIVSNLKKVAIKLDKNVSKVELELSVTKSGVVTAGDFKTTQGIEIINKDQPIATLTNEREFSLVATVSVGRNVGILSALPTELEKVGDIAVDADFNPIKRVAFEIFDNGASETLEVFVKTNGTIESLAAVTKALKYFCEQISVFVSLRVPSNGKTGDALLDSNIDPILLKPIDDLELTVRSSNCLRAENIKYLGDLVQYSESQLIKIPNLGKKSLNEIKQILIDNNLSLGVQIDNFRELVEGK
- the rpsE gene encoding 30S ribosomal protein S5, which produces MSNEVKKNEELIEKLVSVKRHSKTVKGGRIMSFAALTVVGDGKGRIGVGRGKSREVPAAIQKAMENAKKNMVSVNLNNDTLWYPVMSNHGASKVFMQPASAGTGIIAGGAMRSVFEAVGVHNVLAKTYGSTNPANVVRATIAGLAKIKSPEEIADKRGLSVEEIQG
- a CDS encoding potassium channel family protein, giving the protein MVRLIIARRKLVFIFGFYNVIDFIAIFLPLILSLFGINSHELIVLRLQRVFKIFQNTAIMNRLINVFKKIYLKLLVSYCLIFVILIISCIWMFYAEHDAQPQVFSSISNTLWWGVITLTTVGYGDMFPITLLGRLIAVIVSMLGIGVFAIPSSLIGGAFIDEIH